In the genome of Pseudomonas protegens, one region contains:
- a CDS encoding DnaJ C-terminal domain-containing protein — MDFKDYYKILGVEPTADDKAIKAAYRKLARKYHPDVSKEKDAEAKFKDASEAYEALKSADKRAEYDDLRKYGQHGQPFQGPPGWQSRGGFGGGDGGDFSDFFSSIFGNRGPGFGGPEQRRSSGRRGQDVEMELPIFLEETLSTESKKISFQVPQYNANGQHVSNTSKSLNVKIPAGVTDGERIRLKGQGAPGVGGGANGDLYLTIRFAPHPKFDVEGENLIITLPLAPWELALGTEVAVPTLTGKINLKVPAGSQNGQRMRAKGHGLLNKAGQRGYLFVQLKAVMPKHTGDEVKALWQELAKKAAFDPRENF; from the coding sequence ATGGACTTCAAAGACTATTACAAGATTCTCGGCGTGGAGCCGACGGCGGACGACAAGGCGATCAAGGCCGCCTATCGCAAGCTGGCGCGCAAATACCACCCCGACGTCAGTAAGGAAAAGGATGCCGAGGCCAAGTTCAAGGATGCCTCGGAAGCCTATGAAGCGCTGAAAAGCGCCGACAAGCGCGCCGAGTACGACGACCTGCGCAAGTACGGTCAGCATGGCCAGCCCTTCCAGGGCCCGCCGGGCTGGCAGAGCCGTGGCGGCTTTGGCGGTGGCGACGGTGGTGACTTCTCGGACTTCTTCAGTTCGATCTTTGGTAACCGGGGGCCAGGATTCGGCGGCCCGGAGCAGCGCCGCAGCAGCGGTCGTCGTGGACAGGATGTGGAAATGGAACTGCCGATCTTTCTTGAAGAAACCCTGTCGACCGAGTCGAAGAAGATCAGCTTCCAGGTGCCGCAATACAACGCCAACGGGCAGCACGTCAGCAACACCAGCAAGAGCCTGAACGTGAAGATTCCGGCCGGGGTCACCGACGGCGAGCGCATCCGCCTCAAGGGCCAGGGCGCGCCGGGCGTGGGTGGCGGGGCCAATGGCGACCTGTACCTGACCATTCGTTTTGCGCCACATCCGAAATTCGATGTCGAAGGCGAGAACCTGATCATCACCCTGCCGCTGGCCCCTTGGGAGCTGGCACTGGGCACCGAGGTCGCGGTCCCGACCCTGACCGGCAAGATCAACCTCAAGGTTCCGGCCGGCAGCCAGAATGGCCAGCGCATGCGCGCCAAGGGCCACGGCCTGCTGAACAAGGCCGGCCAGCGCGGCTACCTGTTCGTCCAGCTCAAGGCGGTGATGCCCAAGCACACCGGCGACGAGGTCAAGGCCTTGTGGCAGGAGCTGGCGAAGAAGGCGGCGTTCGACCCCCGGGAAAATTTCTGA
- a CDS encoding Hsp70 family protein, with translation MNNATPARACGIDFGTSNSTVGWLRPGEETLIALEDDKITLPSVVFFNIEERRPVYGRLALHEYLEGYEGRLMRSLKSLLGSKLIKHDTSVLGTAMPFKDLLGLFIGQLKSRAEATAGREFEQVVLGRPVFFVDDDAAADQEAEDTLVEVARKIGFKDVSFQYEPIAAAFDYESTIEREELVLIVDIGGGTSDFSLVRLSPERRGVDNRHDDILATGGVHVGGTDFDKQLSLQGVMPLFGYGSRMKSGAYMPTSHHMNLATWHTINSVYSQKSQLALGSMRYDIEDTGGIDRLFKLIEQRAGHWLAMEVEETKIQLTHAENRLVALDRIERDLSVDLSRALFESSIDGMLERIRTSVTQLLSDANVGVAQVDTVFFTGGSSGIPALRQSVAAMLPNARHVEGNIFGSIGSGLAIEAKKRYG, from the coding sequence ATGAACAACGCCACCCCGGCCCGGGCCTGCGGCATTGACTTCGGTACCTCCAACTCCACCGTCGGCTGGCTGCGCCCCGGCGAGGAGACGCTGATCGCCCTGGAGGACGACAAGATCACCCTGCCTTCGGTGGTGTTCTTCAATATCGAGGAACGCCGTCCGGTGTACGGCCGCCTGGCGCTGCACGAGTACCTGGAAGGCTACGAAGGCCGGCTGATGCGCTCGCTGAAGAGCCTGCTGGGCTCCAAGCTGATCAAGCACGACACCAGCGTGCTGGGCACCGCCATGCCGTTCAAGGACCTCTTGGGGCTGTTCATCGGCCAGCTGAAAAGCCGCGCCGAAGCCACCGCCGGTCGGGAATTCGAGCAAGTGGTACTGGGCCGCCCGGTGTTCTTCGTCGATGACGATGCCGCCGCCGACCAGGAAGCCGAAGACACCCTGGTGGAAGTGGCGCGCAAGATCGGTTTCAAGGATGTGTCCTTCCAGTACGAACCGATCGCCGCGGCCTTCGACTACGAGTCCACCATCGAACGCGAAGAGCTGGTGCTGATCGTCGACATCGGCGGCGGTACCTCGGACTTTTCCCTGGTGCGCCTGTCCCCCGAGCGCCGTGGCGTCGATAACCGCCACGACGACATCCTCGCCACCGGCGGCGTGCACGTCGGCGGTACCGACTTCGACAAACAACTGAGCTTGCAGGGCGTGATGCCGCTGTTCGGCTACGGCAGCCGGATGAAGAGCGGCGCCTACATGCCCACCAGCCACCACATGAACCTGGCGACCTGGCACACCATCAACTCGGTGTACTCGCAAAAGTCCCAGCTGGCCCTGGGCAGCATGCGCTACGACATCGAAGACACCGGCGGCATCGACCGCCTGTTCAAGCTGATCGAACAGCGCGCCGGGCACTGGCTGGCCATGGAAGTGGAAGAAACCAAGATCCAGCTGACCCACGCCGAAAACCGCCTGGTGGCCCTGGACCGCATCGAGCGCGACCTCAGCGTCGACCTGAGCCGTGCCCTGTTCGAATCCTCCATCGACGGCATGCTGGAGCGCATCCGCACCAGCGTCACCCAGTTGCTGAGCGACGCCAACGTCGGTGTGGCCCAGGTCGACACGGTGTTCTTCACCGGCGGTTCCAGCGGCATTCCGGCGCTGCGCCAGAGCGTGGCGGCCATGCTGCCCAATGCCCGGCATGTGGAAGGCAATATCTTCGGCAGCATCGGCAGCGGTCTGGCCATCGAGGCCAAGAAGCGCTACGGATAA
- a CDS encoding AI-2E family transporter, whose product MPAFSQRHLLFISWIIIFGGLLLALPLRLLPSLLAGLLVFELVNMLTPQLQRLIEGRRARWLAVALLGTLVVSLLTLLFAGAISFLLHEAENPGASLGKFMVVVDKARGQLPPFLDSYLPASAAEFQAAIGAWASKHLSELQLVGKDAAHMFVTLLIGMVLGAIIALQRIPDLTKRKPLAAALFDRLHLLVQAFRNIVFAQIKISLLNTFFTGIFLALILPLFGVKLPLTKTLIVLTFLLGLLPVIGNLISNTLITIVGLSLSIWVAVAALGYLIFIHKLEYFLNARIVGGQISAKSWELLLAMLVFEAAFGLPGVVAGPIYYAYLKSELKLAGLV is encoded by the coding sequence ATGCCAGCGTTTTCACAGCGTCATCTGTTGTTCATCAGTTGGATCATCATCTTCGGTGGCCTGTTGCTGGCCTTGCCCTTGCGTCTGCTGCCCAGCCTGCTGGCGGGTCTCTTGGTGTTCGAGCTGGTCAACATGCTCACCCCGCAATTGCAGCGGCTGATCGAAGGCCGGCGCGCGCGCTGGTTGGCGGTGGCGCTGCTGGGCACCCTGGTGGTCAGTCTGCTGACCCTGCTGTTCGCCGGGGCCATCAGCTTCCTGTTGCATGAAGCGGAGAACCCCGGCGCTTCGCTGGGCAAGTTCATGGTGGTGGTGGACAAGGCCCGGGGCCAGTTGCCGCCGTTCCTCGATTCCTACCTGCCGGCCAGTGCCGCGGAGTTCCAGGCGGCCATCGGCGCCTGGGCCAGCAAGCACTTGAGCGAGTTGCAGCTGGTGGGCAAGGACGCGGCGCACATGTTCGTGACCCTGCTGATCGGCATGGTCCTGGGGGCGATCATCGCCCTGCAGCGCATCCCCGACCTGACCAAGCGCAAGCCCCTGGCGGCGGCGCTGTTCGATCGCCTGCACCTGCTGGTCCAGGCGTTTCGCAACATCGTCTTCGCGCAGATCAAGATCTCCCTGCTCAACACCTTCTTCACCGGGATCTTCCTGGCGCTGATCCTGCCGCTGTTCGGGGTCAAGCTGCCGCTGACCAAGACCCTGATCGTGCTGACCTTCCTGCTGGGCCTGTTGCCGGTGATCGGCAACCTGATCTCCAACACCCTGATCACCATCGTTGGGTTGTCGCTGTCGATCTGGGTGGCGGTGGCGGCGCTGGGCTACCTGATCTTTATCCACAAGCTGGAATACTTCCTCAACGCGCGGATCGTCGGCGGGCAGATCAGTGCCAAGTCCTGGGAGCTGCTGCTGGCGATGCTGGTGTTCGAGGCCGCCTTCGGCCTGCCCGGCGTGGTGGCAGGGCCGATCTACTACGCCTACCTGAAAAGCGAATTGAAACTGGCAGGCTTGGTGTAA